In the genome of Xenopus laevis strain J_2021 chromosome 1S, Xenopus_laevis_v10.1, whole genome shotgun sequence, one region contains:
- the znf518b.S gene encoding zinc finger protein 518B, translated as MTSEIKPFQTLAKFNCQKCRFSTKDPKRYRTHVSIHNDIKFACSHCSYVSYTKGDFQRHLVTHTGKFPYTCEYCGYGAVRNDYIVKHIKRIHGDGKIQCSVSGCENDLKNASVNLMQSQLQNDLQEILQTKPSDVIDLTDDGATQNSVDSNGNKVSAVQGSLVEVEVMSPVQEQLCPGMPITVVAPSAFKVSTNSVAQIVDVRPINGTYRLFLKCLKKVDPELVDSTDNESYEGKYSENNPNSGVTTGTPSAHTTVCSLGSDVTLNYSFEQASSKAVLSTEEASNNTSICFQTHVATNKQIIVQSVTQENPGGPVLEGPFISSVFSLSSSSQNILEGIRWETNPASSRETRPPQDTSETLNTAQRQPAKLPVDGNTSENKSNQHYDKHRQPYELKQTAGPETPITSVKSLPVSDSFETQCSPLLNGGKMNMHKAHPKETNVCVKPQTLFLSTDKSVVMQPVTCAVQNDPKLSVKSNTCVAATKQQQNIQLIDADRTNAIGRNGKTQTSTDKWHFPKPSLKLIKKQSCGERNYSKPRGKMPFKPSQTLRLLPAKHDQLLQSPSYNQPVVVLNHPDLDTLEIISVMTTIHKFKGKVLKVTLSKQMC; from the coding sequence ATGACAAGTGAAATCAAACCATTTCAGACACTGGCTAAATTCAACTGTCAGAAATGCAGATTCTCAACAAAAGACCCAAAAAGGTACAGAACACATGTGTCTATTCATAATGACATCAAGTTTGCCTGTTCACATTGCAGTTATGTATCCTACACAAAAGGGGACTTTCAGAGACATTTGGTGACGCACACCGGCAAATTCCCTTATACGTGTGAATACTGTGGTTATGGGGCTGTTCGTAATGATTACATTGTCAAGCATATCAAAAGAATTCACGGTGATGGCAAAATACAGTGTTCTGTAAGTGGCTGTGAAAATGACTTaaaaaatgcatccgttaatttAATGCAAAGTCAACTGCAAAACGACCTACAAGAAATTTTGCAGACAAAACCCTCTGATGTTATAGATTTAACAGATGATGGTGCCACTCAAAATTCAGTGGATTCAAACGGCAATAAAGTAAGTGCTGTTCAGGGGAGTCTTGTGGAAGTTGAAGTAATGTCTCCTGTACAAGAGCAATTGTGTCCGGGAATGCCTATAACTGTTGTTGCACCATCAGCTTTCAAAGTATCAACCAACTCTGTCGCTCAGATTGTGGATGTAAGGCCCATTAATGGTACATACCGCTTATTCTTAAAGTGTCTCAAAAAAGTGGACCCAGAACTGGTAGATTCAACAGATAATGAAAGTTATGAAGGCAAATACTCGGAGAATAATCCCAATTCTGGTGTAACAACTGGAACACCTTCAGCTCACACAACTGTATGTTCATTGGGAAGCGATGTTACTCTGAATTACAGTTTTGAGCAAGCTTCAAGCAAAGCTGTTCTTAGTACAGAGGAAGCTTCTAATAACACTTCCATTTGTTTTCAAACACATGTTGCTACAAACAAGCAGATCATTGTGCAGTCTGTCACACAAGAAAATCCTGGCGGCCCAGTTTTAGAAGGACCGTTTATTTCTTCTGTGTTTTCACTTAGTAGTAGCTCACAAAATATCCTGGAAGGCATACGCTGGGAAACCAACCCTGCCAGTAGCAGAGAAACAAGGCCACCTCAAGACACAAGTGAAACCTTAAACACCGCTCAAAGGCAACCAGCTAAGTTACCAGTTGATGGAAACACATCTGAAAATAAGTCGAATCAACATTACGACAAACACAGACAACCCTATGAATTAAAACAAACTGCTGGCCCTGAAACACCTATAACAAGTGTTAAATCATTACCGGTCAGTGATTCGTTTGAAACGCAATGTTCTCCCTTGTTAAACGGTGGGAAAATGAATATGCATAAAGCTCACCCGAAAGAAACCAATGTCTGTGTAAAACCGCAAACCCTTTTTCTGTCAACCGACAAATCGGTTGTCATGCAGCCGGTTACTTGTGCTGTACAAAATGATCCTAAGCTGTCCGTGAAATCCAACACTTGTGTTGCAGCAACTAAACAACAACAGAACATACAGCTCATTGATGCTGATAGAACTAATGCAATTGGTAGGAATGGTAAAACGCAGACTTCTACTGACAAATGGCACTTTCCAAAGCCGTCCTTAAAACTGATAAAAAAGCAAAGCTGTGGAGAGAGAAATTATTCTAAGCCCCGGGGAAAAATGCCTTTCAAACCTTCACAAACTCTCAGGCTTTTGCCTGCTAAACATGATCAGTTACTGCAAAGTCCTTCCTATAACCAGCCAGTGGTTGTATTAAATCATCCAGATCTGGATACATTGGAGATTATCAGTGTTATGACCACTATCcataaatttaaaggaaaagtccTTAAAGTAACACTGTCCAAACAAATGTGTTAG